A section of the Streptomyces sp. SLBN-118 genome encodes:
- the proB gene encoding glutamate 5-kinase encodes MTVARQQVTQARRIVVKVGSSSLTTASGGLDADRVDALVDVLAKVRSGGEKEIVLVSSGAIAAGLAPLGLARRPKDLARQQAAASVGQGLLVARYTASFARYGVRVGQVLLTTDDTSRRAHYRNAYRTLDQLLDMGAVPVVNENDTVATDEIRFGDNDRLAALVAHLVRADLLVLLSDVDGLYDGDPARPGTSRIEEVRGPADIAHVQIGSAGKAGVGTGGMVTKVEAARIAAAAGVPVVLTSAVRAADALAGRATGTYFHSTGRRSADRLLWLAHASTPQGSLTLDDGAVRAVVQGRKSLLPAGIAAVEGEFSAGDPVELRDTAGRAVARGLVNFDAKEIPQLLGRSTRELAEELGPEYEREVVHRDDLVVLHP; translated from the coding sequence GTGACAGTGGCAAGACAGCAGGTAACGCAAGCCCGCAGGATCGTCGTCAAGGTCGGCTCGTCCTCGCTGACCACGGCATCGGGCGGGCTCGACGCCGACCGCGTCGACGCCCTCGTCGACGTGCTCGCCAAGGTGCGCAGCGGCGGCGAGAAGGAGATAGTGCTGGTCTCCTCAGGCGCCATCGCCGCGGGCCTCGCACCGCTGGGCCTGGCTCGCCGCCCCAAGGACCTGGCCCGCCAGCAGGCGGCCGCCAGCGTCGGCCAGGGCCTGCTGGTCGCCCGCTACACCGCCTCCTTCGCCCGCTACGGCGTACGCGTCGGCCAGGTGCTCCTCACCACCGACGACACCAGCCGCCGCGCCCACTACCGCAACGCCTACCGGACCCTGGACCAGCTGCTCGACATGGGCGCCGTCCCGGTCGTCAACGAGAACGACACCGTCGCCACGGACGAGATCCGCTTCGGCGACAACGACCGGCTCGCCGCCCTCGTCGCCCACTTGGTACGGGCCGATCTGCTGGTCCTCCTCTCCGATGTCGACGGGCTGTACGACGGGGATCCGGCCAGGCCCGGCACCTCACGGATCGAGGAGGTGCGCGGCCCGGCCGACATCGCGCACGTACAGATCGGCAGCGCGGGCAAGGCGGGTGTCGGGACCGGCGGGATGGTCACCAAGGTCGAGGCCGCCAGGATCGCCGCGGCGGCGGGCGTGCCCGTCGTCCTCACCTCGGCCGTCCGTGCGGCCGACGCCCTCGCGGGCCGCGCCACCGGCACGTACTTCCACAGCACGGGACGCCGCTCGGCCGACCGGCTGCTCTGGCTCGCCCACGCCTCGACGCCGCAGGGCTCACTGACCCTCGACGACGGTGCGGTACGGGCCGTGGTGCAGGGCAGGAAGTCGCTCCTGCCCGCCGGGATCGCCGCCGTCGAGGGCGAGTTCAGCGCGGGAGACCCGGTCGAGCTGCGCGACACCGCGGGCCGAGCCGTGGCCCGCGGGCTCGTCAACTTCGACGCCAAGGAGATCCCCCAGCTGCTCGGCCGCTCGACCCGGGAACTCGCCGAGGAACTCGGACCGGAGTACGAGCGCGAAGTCGTACACAGAGACGATCTGGTCGTTCTGCACCCCTGA
- a CDS encoding bifunctional cytidylyltransferase/SDR family oxidoreductase produces the protein MSVPHVAKPRTTAVVLAGGTGQRVGLAIPKQLLKIAGKAVIEHTLSIFEQAESVDNVIVLMAPGFVPDVERIIAKAGLTKVTKVIEGGATRNETTERAIEALSEGLAEGEDPNVLFHDAVRPLLSQRVIKDCVDALDRYQAVDVAIPSADTIIVTRTHGEDGEFITDVPDRSRLRRGQTPQAFKLSTIRRAYGIAAGDPNFQATDDCSVVLKYLPDVPIYVVAGDEYNMKVTQPVDVFIADKLFQLASSAAPRQADAAAYQELLTGKTLVVFGGSYGIGADICALAERYGAQVYALGRSTTGTHVENPEHVDDALSRAYAETGRVDYVINTAGVLRIGKLAETDNSTIQEALNVNYLAPVQIARASYKYLAETKGQLLLYTSSSYTRGRAEYSLYSSTKAAMVNLTQALSDEWAGDGIRVNCVNPERTATPMRTKAFGAEPEGSLLSSEAVARTSLDVLLSELTGHVIDVRQQDPTREASEASDFEKALEAVLDRQEDV, from the coding sequence GTGTCTGTGCCGCACGTAGCCAAGCCCCGCACTACAGCCGTTGTGCTCGCCGGTGGTACCGGTCAGAGAGTGGGACTGGCGATCCCGAAGCAGCTGCTGAAGATTGCCGGCAAGGCCGTCATCGAGCACACACTGTCGATCTTCGAGCAAGCGGAGTCCGTCGACAACGTCATCGTACTGATGGCGCCGGGTTTTGTGCCCGATGTGGAGCGGATCATCGCCAAGGCCGGACTCACCAAGGTGACCAAGGTGATTGAGGGCGGCGCGACCCGAAACGAGACCACCGAGCGCGCCATCGAGGCGCTGAGCGAGGGGCTCGCCGAGGGTGAGGACCCCAACGTCCTCTTCCATGACGCTGTCCGTCCGCTTTTGTCACAGCGCGTGATCAAGGACTGTGTCGACGCCCTCGACCGCTATCAGGCCGTCGATGTCGCGATCCCGTCCGCGGACACGATCATCGTGACCCGAACCCACGGCGAGGACGGCGAGTTCATCACCGACGTCCCTGACCGCTCGCGGCTGCGCCGGGGCCAGACCCCGCAGGCCTTCAAGCTCTCCACCATCCGGCGGGCCTACGGGATCGCGGCAGGCGACCCGAACTTCCAGGCGACCGACGACTGCAGCGTGGTGCTCAAGTACCTGCCCGACGTGCCGATCTATGTGGTCGCGGGCGACGAGTACAACATGAAGGTCACGCAGCCGGTCGACGTCTTCATCGCCGACAAGCTCTTCCAGCTGGCATCCAGCGCCGCCCCCCGCCAGGCCGACGCCGCCGCCTACCAGGAGCTGCTGACCGGCAAGACGCTGGTGGTCTTCGGCGGCTCGTACGGCATCGGCGCGGACATCTGCGCTCTGGCGGAGCGGTACGGCGCCCAGGTCTACGCGCTGGGCCGCTCCACCACCGGTACGCATGTGGAGAATCCCGAGCATGTCGACGACGCCCTTTCGCGGGCGTATGCCGAGACGGGCAGGGTGGACTACGTCATCAACACGGCCGGTGTGCTGCGTATCGGCAAGCTGGCCGAGACCGACAACAGCACCATTCAGGAAGCGCTGAACGTCAACTACCTGGCCCCGGTGCAGATCGCGCGTGCCTCATACAAGTATCTGGCGGAGACAAAGGGGCAGTTGCTCCTCTACACCTCCTCCAGCTACACCCGCGGTCGCGCCGAGTACAGCCTCTATTCGTCGACCAAGGCGGCCATGGTGAATCTCACCCAGGCCCTTTCCGACGAATGGGCGGGCGACGGAATTCGCGTCAACTGCGTGAATCCCGAGCGCACCGCGACTCCGATGCGCACCAAGGCTTTCGGCGCGGAACCGGAGGGCTCGCTGCTCTCTTCCGAGGCCGTGGCAAGGACCTCGCTGGATGTGCTGCTGTCCGAACTCACCGGTCACGTCATTGACGTCCGGCAGCAGGATCCGACCCGTGAAGCGAGCGAGGCCTCGGACTTCGAGAAGGCACTCGAAGCGGTCCTGGACCGCCAGGAGGATGTGTAA
- a CDS encoding glycosyltransferase family 4 protein — MKISFLIHTIYGIGGTIRTTLNLAEELADRHEVEIVSVFRHRDDPILAIDPRITVVPLVDTRPASPANEQRHPLYLEPAELLPRNEARYKEYSRLTDERVQAHYAGSDADVVIGTRPGLVAYVAQFGPEGAVLIGQEHMTHNHHKPELRAEMYDHLARLDAFVTVSEGDAASYRAQMPLPATRVLAIPNSVPEPMVVPSDTSGTTVVAAGRLASEKQYHVLVEAFGKVVAARPEWTLRICGWGNQKDRLRRKIDELGLYNSVLLMGPRSPIEPEWVKGAIAVSTSRHESFGMTLVEAMRCGLPVVSTDCDYGPREIIADGVDGLLVPVGDVEAIAEALLKLIDDEELRRRMGAAALRNARRFAPGPVAKQYEELFAELGAATASRGSDAGHLAPAAGEGEPFAALADCLAADDGGLTVSLIPGGGRSLGRDAGLHLVCTHPDAAVEARRFAFDAEGRATVPAGARFPEGVWTCRVELPDGELIALATRAVDQRGSMRAAARTPAGGPVRTLVPYVKQGVLSLRSWVRPVHAEVGEIRLTRQRITVSGRLFAPGTPGGDRALLLRRRGKAPAELTFPASREGADGFRASVPCAAPADRRADAHDVWDLWLRYAPDEEPVRLARVLDDVVEKGSLLPYPAVDLRRRRSLGTLRAVVRRLGGKPQERVAVKVFYSAANELVLNVVDKAIK, encoded by the coding sequence ATGAAGATTTCCTTCCTCATCCACACGATTTACGGCATCGGCGGGACCATTCGGACCACGCTGAACCTCGCCGAGGAACTCGCCGACCGGCATGAGGTGGAAATCGTCTCCGTCTTCCGGCACCGCGACGACCCGATCCTCGCCATCGACCCGCGCATCACCGTCGTACCCCTCGTCGACACCCGCCCCGCCTCCCCGGCCAACGAGCAGCGGCACCCCCTGTACCTGGAGCCCGCCGAGCTGCTGCCCCGGAACGAGGCGCGCTACAAGGAGTACAGCCGGCTCACCGACGAGCGGGTGCAGGCCCACTACGCGGGCTCCGACGCGGATGTGGTCATCGGGACCAGGCCCGGACTCGTGGCGTACGTCGCGCAGTTCGGCCCCGAGGGCGCCGTGCTCATCGGGCAGGAGCACATGACGCACAACCATCACAAGCCCGAGCTGCGCGCCGAGATGTACGACCACCTCGCCCGGCTCGACGCCTTTGTGACCGTGTCCGAAGGTGACGCCGCCTCCTACCGCGCGCAGATGCCGCTGCCCGCCACCCGCGTGCTCGCCATCCCCAACAGCGTGCCCGAGCCGATGGTTGTGCCGTCCGACACCTCGGGGACGACCGTGGTGGCGGCGGGGCGTCTGGCCTCCGAGAAGCAGTACCACGTGCTCGTCGAGGCCTTCGGCAAGGTCGTCGCCGCCCGGCCCGAGTGGACGCTGCGCATCTGCGGCTGGGGCAACCAGAAGGACCGGCTCCGCCGGAAGATCGACGAGCTGGGCCTCTACAACAGCGTCCTTCTCATGGGTCCCCGCTCGCCCATCGAGCCGGAATGGGTCAAGGGCGCGATCGCCGTTTCCACTTCGCGGCACGAGTCGTTCGGCATGACCCTCGTGGAGGCCATGCGCTGCGGTCTGCCGGTCGTCAGCACGGACTGCGACTACGGCCCGAGGGAGATCATCGCGGACGGTGTGGACGGCCTGCTCGTCCCGGTCGGCGACGTCGAGGCCATCGCCGAAGCCCTGCTGAAGCTCATCGACGACGAGGAACTGCGCCGCCGGATGGGCGCGGCCGCGCTGCGCAACGCGCGTCGCTTCGCACCGGGTCCGGTCGCCAAGCAGTACGAGGAGCTCTTTGCGGAGCTGGGAGCGGCCACGGCATCGCGGGGCAGCGACGCGGGCCACCTTGCACCGGCGGCGGGGGAGGGGGAGCCGTTCGCGGCCCTCGCGGACTGCCTGGCCGCCGATGACGGCGGGCTGACGGTCAGTCTGATCCCCGGTGGTGGCCGGTCCCTCGGCCGGGATGCCGGGCTGCACCTGGTGTGTACGCATCCGGACGCCGCGGTGGAGGCGAGGCGCTTCGCCTTCGACGCGGAGGGGCGGGCGACGGTACCCGCCGGTGCCCGGTTCCCGGAGGGTGTGTGGACCTGCCGGGTGGAGCTGCCGGACGGCGAGCTGATCGCGCTGGCGACGCGGGCAGTCGACCAGCGCGGTTCGATGCGGGCCGCGGCCCGTACGCCCGCGGGCGGTCCGGTCCGCACCCTTGTCCCTTATGTGAAGCAGGGAGTGCTCTCCCTTCGGTCCTGGGTCAGGCCGGTCCACGCCGAGGTCGGTGAGATCCGGCTCACTCGGCAGAGGATCACCGTCTCCGGGCGGCTGTTCGCCCCGGGCACTCCCGGCGGCGACCGGGCCCTGCTGTTGCGCCGCCGCGGCAAGGCTCCCGCCGAGCTGACGTTCCCGGCAAGCCGCGAGGGAGCGGACGGCTTCCGGGCCAGCGTCCCGTGCGCGGCTCCGGCGGACCGCCGGGCAGACGCGCACGACGTCTGGGACCTGTGGCTGCGCTATGCGCCCGACGAGGAGCCGGTCAGGCTCGCGCGGGTCCTGGACGACGTGGTGGAGAAGGGTTCCCTCCTGCCGTATCCCGCCGTCGACCTGCGCAGGAGGCGTTCCCTGGGGACCCTGCGCGCCGTGGTCCGCAGACTGGGCGGCAAGCCGCAGGAACGGGTCGCGGTGAAGGTCTTCTACAGCGCGGCCAACGAGCTCGTACTGAACGTTGTCGACAAGGCGATCAAGTAG